The sequence ACCCGGACCGCTTCAGACATACATCATTTCTCAAACCCTAAAAAAGGGATGGCGCTCAACCTTGCCTGCTGCATTCGCTCCGGTTGTCAGTGATATACCTATTCTCATTGTCATCTTATCTCTGCTCAGCACCATGCCGGACAGCTTTATTATCATGTTAAGGCTGGGTGGTGGACTGTTTCTTCTTTATCTCGGATTTAGAGCGTTTAAATCCTGGCAAGCGTTCGATGCAGACCAAACCGTCTTGAACGAATCCGCCCAGCAAACGCTTTTTAATGCCGTAGTGGTAAATCTTTTAAATCCGAATCCGTATTTGGGATGGAGCCTAATTATGGGACCGATTTTTCTACAGGGTTGGAAACTGGCGCCAATGAATGGAATTGCCATGGTGATCGGTTTTTATGTGACTATGGTATTCACCTTAGCCGGAACAATTGTTTTATTTGGATTTGCGCGAAGAATGGGACCCAGAGTGAGCAAAATTATGCTGGGCTTGTCATCCATTGTCTTAGTCGCATTTGGTATTTATCAGTTGTACCTGGGAATAAACTATTATGTACAGGGCTAAATAAATGGCCTGAACAAAGGTATTTATCCGACCTGTTCACCCACTGTTTTTCGTGTCCTAAGTTCGTGGTGAGCTGAATTGCGATTAAATAAATTTATGAAAAACTCATTGTTCAAAAAATATTATTATACCGGCATTGGCTTATATTGTTTTTCCTTTTTTCTTCCTTCTGCCGTACTTTTTAATAATGGAAAACCCATCTATGGTTTCCAATGTGCCTTTTTGGTAATAGAATTACTATTTGATTATAAAAATTTTTGGGGACTATTATTAGGAATATTCGTAAATCTGGCTAATTTAATTACACTTCTTGTTTTCATCATTCATTTTAAAATTAAACCCCGAAAACTTTATCTTCTACAATTTATTGCATTTGCATCATCCACCTACTGGTTCATACAGGCTTTATTTGAAAGTACCATACCTGGCTTACTGATTGGATATTGGAATTGGGTGTTTAGTCTATTATTTTTATCGGTGGTGATGTTTCTCTTTAGAAATTCAACAGATAAAATTCACCATTAACCATTCATAGAAAGCATACAAAAATGTCATCTATTAATCTTTACTAAAAGAAGAATGAATCATCGAGCTACATTGATGCGACAATCACGGATGAGGGCGACCTGCGCATCATCCGCAATTCTTTTGGGCCCGGCGATTATGAGACAGAGGTGACCGCAGCCGTATCAAAAACAAATAAAGATCAGCTGCTCCTTGCGCTTTTAGAACAGATTTACAGCGGAAACAAGAATGCGTTGGAAGATTTTGCAGCCTTTGCCAGATCAAAAAATATCGTGGTGAAAACTTTCCGCTGGCCCTGATTATCCATTTAATAAGCCAGTATCAAAATGATAAAAAAAATATTCAACGATCTTATTTATATTTTTGGGGAATATCCCATCTATATTCTAATGGGTATGGGTTTGATTTACTCTATTATAGAGCTGGTAGAAACCAGATCCTTTATGAAGGTTTTTTCTGCAAATTCCTTATATCAATCGACCAAGAGCATCTTTTTCACTTTGATATTTCTCTCAGTAATCGGTGCATTTGTGTATCGGTCAATTTTTGTTGAAATCAATAAATTTAAAAGAACCGCAAGGACGCTTAACCTCAATTACCGACTGAAAAATCACCCGACAGCAGATAAACTGTTATATGCACCTGTCCTTAAAAGAGGTGAACGGCGCAGCATCGTTAGTCCGATTCTTTCAGGCCGATACAAGGATGCCCAGGTGATTGTGTTTAACTATCGCTACGGTCGGACAGAGTCCGCCGGAGAATCGTATGGTTTTTATTTTCGTTCTGTGGTGGCTTTCTCCGTTAAGGGACATCAGGTTCCCACTTTTTCCTTACACCCGGTCCAATTGGGAGATCGGCTTTTTGAAAAGATCTTCGGTGGCGATGATGTAAAATTTGAAGAGGATGCGGAATTTTCACGACGATACAAGGTAAGTGGGCCGGACAGCATAGTCCTGAGGACTTTCTTTGGGCCAAATCTTCGTCGGGCTTTTATTCAATCACCAACAAAATGGGCGGCCGGAGTCACCGGTGATCATTTTATCATATTCAGAGACAGCAAGGCAGACGACCGTGTAGATTCAGAAGGGTTTGCACCTTATCTGAATGAAGTATATATGATTTATCAAACAGTTTTACCGATAGGCAAAACGAAAAGATAGTTAATGGAGAATATCCGGAAAAATCAATGCCACGTCCTTTCTCGCTTGACGGGATCTTTGGTGGACGTGGCATTCGTTGTTCTAGTTAAGCTTTTTTGTAAAAGCCTTTTCGCTCACTGATGATTTTGCCCTGTTTTTTCAACTTATAAACGATGTTATGAATTTTTTTAGTGGTAAAGCCCGTTTCTTTTTGTATTGAGGCGGTATCAACCCCTTCCTTGTTGCTTGCAATAATATTCAAAACAGTATCGCCGGCAGTCATTTGTTTTTCTTTTTTTGCCTCTGTTTCTTTTTTCGGTTTTGCTTCTTTTTCAGGTACTGTTGCTGCTTCTGTTATGGGTGTTTCAACCGGGCTTTTGTATTGATCGTCTTCTTGGTTATCATCACTTTTTCCCAGGGTATCTTTAAGTTCATCAAAACCCAGGTAAATGGCCAGCCCGCCACCAAGCAAAAGCATGACAGGAATGAAACCGGCTAAAATTGAAAAAAAGGATTTCCACCAAATCAGCATACCAATAATACCGATGGCAGCTGCAATTGCTCCTCCAATTAATGTTTTCATAAGGGGCCTCCTTGAATTTTAAAACTGTCTTTCGAAAAATTCTTTCTTTTTTTTTAGGGTAATATCATGTTATGTGATAAGGGGTTTTCGAAATAGCCCCGGTCGTTTGACTTATAATAAGTCATTGAATACTTTTAAGTTATCAAGTTGATTATGTCAAGTATGCAACGCACTATTTAACGTTTAAACGAAAGCCATGGTTTTAAACAAAGAGCACCGGGGCAATAGGGCCTATCAAAAGGATTGAACCCTTCAGGCTATGAGCGATGTGCTGTGATCTACGATCTAATAAATTGCGAAGTCATTTATTCAAAGGCCAAGTACAGTGATCGAACCAGATATGACACCTCAAACCGTAACAGGACCGGATAAGAAAAAATCTGTAAGTGTTCATCGTGCTTTTATTTATGGCGCCAGTGCCCCCGGTCTTGGTGAAATCTATGCAGAGTCGCGCATTCGTGGTTTTGTTACCGCAGCCGTGTTCCTTTTTTTCCTGGTGTGGTTTAACTGGCTGGTAATCGATATGATGCTGCGTGTCATGGATATTCTTTTTCAAAGACTGAATCCGGCCAGGGGGTCTGTATTGTCCGACCTTCCCATTTTTTCTCTCGGGATCTCTTTTTTAGGGATGTATTTTATCTGGTTATGGGCCATGATTTCATCTGTGGCTGTGGCGGTCACGTATCGGCAGCAAAACGAACGGCCCCCACAGGAAAGTGTCCCTTGGGGGATCGCCATGTCCTGGTTTTGTCCGGGGGCGGGACAAATGTACACCGGCTATCGGCAATTCGGCTATATTCTGTTTGCCGCAAACCTTTTGGGAATATTGCTCATCATCCCTGCCTATACGCAACTGTTCACAAGTATTTCCCTGCTGGTTAAAAACCAGCAGATATCCGCATCAAATCCATATACACTGATCAATATTATCAAGGAACATATGATCATATTGGACTATAGTTTTGGCAACCTCATTCAGGAAACTGTCAGGTATGGCGCCATATCAGCTACAGTCTCAGCTTTAACCCGGAGCTCTTTATACCCTGATGAAAAATGGATCAAACCCTCTGCACCCTACGGTATCGGCCTTTTTGCCGCAGGGTGGTTGTGCCCGGGCTGCGGACAACTTTTACAGAAACGAGACAGGGCCGGCTGGTATGTTTTTGCCGGCTACGTGGGCAGTATTATAGTCATTGGTCTTTTGATTAAAACAGGTTTTATTTCGGCGATAAAAACGAACACGCTTTCATGGATATCGGTCTTTATCCAGTGGGGGGCGATGATCGAAGCCCTTTTTTATATGATAAAATCTAAAGGAGAGAAGGATGTCGTTTATTGAATATGCGTTGGATGAAAATGTAGCAGTGGTCACCCTAAACAGTGGAGAAAACCGGTTTAATCCTGACTTTCTCGGGGCTTTCCTCGATGTACTGGATGAGGTGGAAAATGAAACACAGGCCACCACACTGGTGGTAAAAT comes from Thermodesulfobacteriota bacterium and encodes:
- a CDS encoding LysE family transporter, with the translated sequence MLSYLIFGITYAFAAAVQPGPLQTYIISQTLKKGWRSTLPAAFAPVVSDIPILIVILSLLSTMPDSFIIMLRLGGGLFLLYLGFRAFKSWQAFDADQTVLNESAQQTLFNAVVVNLLNPNPYLGWSLIMGPIFLQGWKLAPMNGIAMVIGFYVTMVFTLAGTIVLFGFARRMGPRVSKIMLGLSSIVLVAFGIYQLYLGINYYVQG